One stretch of Pomacea canaliculata isolate SZHN2017 linkage group LG1, ASM307304v1, whole genome shotgun sequence DNA includes these proteins:
- the LOC112569687 gene encoding uncharacterized protein LOC112569687 isoform X2: MPGIRFIWKVPASGISRSGTKGYWLLLKQVNSNNVVCRVFDLSRYNLRSPNIFFLFTLFPLNYSLSTSFVVQINSLPPPSEAEIIQDSSGQRSVSIPAAQKKEAVLNPDQWTTWINLATDPKRGSVKVIFGFADRSFGFEEYKVRLNTAEYLTTVKEASVFQVHTKLQGEYIFENIESGNYVVSVTPEEVYPGDHKQCVCYSIEVFGRNCRPCTKSVTSEFEIRGKSTPLTGMPTISFPSDVNQSSAPAKHPSTTLHPQKVTSKSSTASTEKLNMSEPYPSGQLFTKSTPKPTFSSSLGIFTGTEQSGPSIAGAAVGGVALVALLLFTGCWFWRKKQTAVKKNDSNNSRSVDSGLDHSSVFFQDVDVIEPDLTPSCPVSIQQKRVLLLAAEDHVYHIQAVERFANFLSVHCRCNVSFAPQCLSEIQEQNSYCWLSSIIDHADYVLIITSKAARCLYLAFQKGLSYRRDIFGPHGDLFTPGIQHICGMIARNVSVHKILTVQFEYTTSNYHLPIAALPSFVYQLPRHLSSLLQHIHKLNKHSMEMLKGSLPLECSPLDLLEGRLWMEAIEKAKSFEKNHINWFEERFDKPVEISKSIQQVEDDSGYNTNSFHTRSVLRPVHHVSSVSLSDICVCEMEDNTVQNFSITKDDFFEPSMYSTFTVMPTSSCLQEEIDDTESFLSKHMHKFNQQYEEQLQIEQSFPIAHSLDQESPIIHQQHLQVPFSETIQKNAQGFSEVLVNHENVSPDSITVLSSESV; the protein is encoded by the exons ATGCCTGGAATCAGGTTCATATGGAAAGTGCCAGCAAGTG GAATTAGTCGTAGTGGTACCAAGGGGTACTGGTTGCTGCTAAAGCAAGTTAATAGTAACAATGTTGTATGCAGAGTCTTTGATCTTTCAAGATACAACTTGAGAAGTCCT aatatctttttcttgttcactCTGTTCCCACTTAACTACAGCTTGTCAACATCATTTGTCGTCCAAATTAATAGTCTACCACCACCATCTGAAGCTGAGATCATCCAGGATTCCAGTGGACAGCGTAGTGTGTCTATTCCTGCAGCTCAAA AGAAAGAAGCAGTATTAAATCCAGACCAGTGGACCACTTGGATAAACTTAGCGACGGATCCCAAAAGAGGGTCTGTGAAAGTCATCTTTGGATTTGCGGATAGGAGTTTTGGTTTTGAGGAATATAAAGTGCGTCTAAACACAGCTGAATATCTCACCACAGTGAAAGAGGCATCTGTATTCCAA GTGCACACAAAACTGCAAGGagaatatatatttgaaaatattgaaagtgGAAACTATGTTGTTTCA GTAACACCTGAAGAAGTTTATCCTGGTGACCACAAACAATGTGTATGCTATTCTATAGAAGTGTTTGGAAGGAACTGCAGACCTTGCACAAAATCAGTAACATCTGAGTTTGAAATTAGAG GAAAGTCAACACCTTTGACAGGAATGCCCACTATATCATTTCCTTCTGATGTAAATCAAAGCTCTGCACCTGCAAAACATCCATCAACAACACTTCATCCTCAAAAGGTCACATCAAAATCATCAACTGCTAGCACTGAAAAGCTGAACATGTCTGAACCATATCCATCAGGACAACTGTTCACCAAGTCCACACCAAAACCAACATTCAGCAGCAGCCTTGGCATTTTCACGGGCACAGAACAAAGTGGACCTTCGATAGCTGGTGCTGCAGTGGGTGGAGTGGCATTGGTTGCACTTTTACTATTTACTGGTTGCTGGTTTTGGAGGAAAAAGCAAACGGCGGTAAAGAAAAATG aTTCCAATAACAGCAGATCTGTGGATAGCGGACTTGATCATTCATCGGTGTTTTTCCAAGATGTTGATGTCATAGAACCTg ATCTAACACCGTCTTGTCCTGTCTCTATACAACAAAAGAGAgtgctgctgttggctgctgagGATCATGTCTACCACATCCAGGCTGTCGAGAGGTTCGCCAACTTCTTGAGTGTCCACTGCAGGTGCAATGTTAGCTTTGCACCTCAGTGTTTGTCGGAGATACAGGAACAAAACAGCTATTGCTGGCTTTCATCAATTATTGATCATGCTGACTATGTTCTTATCATCACCTCAAAG GCTGCACGCTGCCTCTATCTAGCCTTCCAAAAGGGACTCTCATACCGAAGAGACATCTTTGGGCCTCATGGAGACCTGTTCACTCCTGGTATTCAGCACATCTGTGGAATGATAGCACGCAACGTATCTGTTCACAAAATTCTGACAGTGCAATTTGAATACACAACATCCAACTACCATTTGCCAATTGCAGCTTTACCATCTTTTGTGTACCAGCTTCCAAGACACCTGTCATCACTATTGCAACATATACACAAATTAAATAAGCACAGTATGGAGATGTTAAAG GGTAGTCTGCCTTTGGAGTGCAGTCCCTTGGATCTTCTTGAAGGCCGCCTTTGGATGGAAGCAATAGAGAAAGCAAAATCATTTGAGAAAAATCATATTAACTGGTTTGAAGAGAGGTTTGACAAACCAGTGGAAATATCAAAATCAATTCAACAGGTTGAGGATGACTCTGGTTATAATACCAACAGTTTTCACACCAGGTCTGTTCTTAGACCAGTGCATCATGTGTCTTCAGTCTCACTgtcagatatatgtgtgtgtgagatggaaGACAATACAGTTCAGAATTTTTCAATCACAAAAGATGACTTCTTTGAGCCATCTATGTACAGTACCTTTACAGTTATGCCaacttcaagctgtttgcaaGAAGAGATTGATGACACTGAGTCCTTTTTGAGCAAGCACATGCACAAGTTTAATCAGCAATATGAAGAGCAGCTGCAAATAGAACAAAGTTTTCCCATTGCACATTCCTTAGACCAGGAATCACCAATTATTCATCAGCAACATTTACAAGTTCCTTTCAGTGAGACTATTCAGAAAAATGCTCAGGGTTTCAGCGAAGTGTTAGTCAACCATGAAAATGTTAGTCCAGACAGTATCACTGTTCTGTCATCAGAGAGTGTGTGA